Proteins from a single region of Streptomyces sp. TN58:
- a CDS encoding DUF2637 domain-containing protein, with protein MTTPAIPAHHRTAHQATGWDRAAILALGAAACALSYDALQQMAVAIHVRGFLTYLFPLVIDGFIAYGVRALLVLRTAPFRARLYVWTLFGTATTASIWANALHALRLNQQVTSDGLYLGDATVGVLSTIAPLALAGAVHLHILITRETTTEAPEQPAGDSEAKRRGGRPPDASLEDLVEIGRAAAAEQGELSRAIVKKAARDQGLGMAGERLTEVMKILRAEAKAASETS; from the coding sequence TTGACCACCCCTGCCATACCCGCCCACCACCGCACAGCCCACCAGGCGACCGGCTGGGACCGCGCCGCGATCCTCGCCCTCGGTGCCGCCGCCTGCGCCCTCTCGTACGACGCACTCCAGCAGATGGCCGTCGCCATCCACGTCCGCGGATTCCTCACCTACCTCTTCCCGCTCGTGATCGACGGGTTCATCGCCTACGGGGTACGAGCCCTCCTCGTCCTGCGCACCGCCCCGTTCCGAGCCCGCCTCTACGTATGGACCCTGTTCGGAACAGCGACCACGGCGAGCATCTGGGCGAACGCCCTGCACGCCCTCCGCCTCAACCAACAGGTCACATCCGACGGCCTGTACCTGGGCGACGCCACCGTGGGCGTCCTCTCCACTATCGCGCCACTCGCCCTGGCCGGCGCGGTCCACCTCCACATCCTGATCACCCGCGAGACCACCACCGAGGCTCCGGAACAGCCTGCCGGGGATTCGGAGGCCAAGCGGCGCGGCGGACGACCGCCGGATGCCTCGCTGGAGGACCTGGTCGAGATCGGCCGCGCCGCTGCCGCTGAGCAGGGGGAGCTGTCGCGAGCCATCGTGAAGAAGGCCGCTCGGGACCAGGGGCTCGGTATGGCCGGCGAGCGACTGACCGAGGTCATGAAGATCCTCCGGGCCGAGGCGAAGGCCGCTTCCGAAACCTCCTGA
- the tmk gene encoding dTMP kinase — translation MTRAEQPAVVTAPANPTYDEALAADSRERAVRALLRTPRLRRLWSAQLVSGIGDALALLVLVLLALQAAASEGAFGGGYRGAALAVAAVFGVRILATLLFGAVLLGPLSGLLGASGKLDRRWTMIGADGVRIALFVVAPLWLDWIPAHALTALLATVFVSGAAERLWTLAKESAAPALLPEPPPEGATVRPLPDHMDALRRLTLRTAFAALPAAAAALLAATLVGKALGLGVDWFAANQAALGSYVAAGLFAASVSLLLPLVLPTAATPRPRSPLEGLRAPKAGDRPDKGRTGAVPLLVLSCAAVAGAVSCAVAVAVLHAFDLGGGPAAFALFVLALVGGTAAGIRATQAGKVLPGLSRRRLLALAIAVTGLALLLSGLVPDMATVLFLSLLAGLTAGVAANTGHTLLDQETEEFRRARVTEHLQAVVRVAAAVGAVAAPVLAALIGPHHLTGAEIVLSHGGAAFTLMLVGALLLPVAVIVLTKADDRGGVPLRRDLRDALRGGEPVQAPAATGFFIALEGGDGAGKSTQVKALADWIRSKGHEVVVTREPGATPVGKRLRSILLDVSSAGLSNRAEALMYAADRAEHVDTVVRPALERGAVVISDRYIDSSVAYQGAGRDLSPTEIARISRWATDGLVPHLTVLLDVSPEAARERFTEAPDRLESEPAEFHQRVRAGFLTLAAADPGRYLVVDAGQDPDSVTTVVRHRLDRMLPLSEAEVAAQAEARRLAEEEARRKAEEEAARKAEEARLRAEEEARLAREAEEARIRAEAEAARKAEEERLRLEEEARLRAEAEERRLEKQRRAEEALLKAEEARRLVEASAAEAAAKAAAAAAAAEAQAAAAAEAAAAQASGPAASGPAAGSGAAGSGAAAAPRIDMTKGPHPDDAVTIETPAVKRVVRPDDVTQTVPVPKVDPSAAAPDAAETAVLPPVRLDGQGGTGSGSGSAGASGSGARAHSATRPTARRPEEDPADRVPSGIFRDSGNERTRELPVVDDDGQPRRPRPDWAEETPLDDLPTLADELLGRRRDDDEGDERDGGGFGDEGRGEGGRGPRRRR, via the coding sequence ATGACGCGAGCCGAGCAGCCGGCGGTCGTGACCGCCCCGGCGAACCCCACCTACGACGAAGCCCTAGCCGCGGATTCCCGTGAGCGTGCGGTGCGCGCACTGCTGCGCACCCCCCGGCTGCGCCGGCTGTGGAGCGCCCAGCTGGTGAGCGGCATCGGCGATGCCCTGGCCCTGCTGGTGCTGGTTCTGCTGGCCCTTCAGGCAGCCGCCTCCGAGGGCGCCTTCGGCGGCGGATACCGCGGTGCGGCCCTCGCCGTCGCCGCCGTCTTCGGCGTCCGTATCCTCGCCACCCTGCTCTTCGGCGCCGTCCTGCTCGGCCCCCTGTCCGGGCTGCTGGGCGCGAGCGGCAAGCTGGACCGACGCTGGACGATGATCGGGGCCGACGGGGTCCGCATCGCCCTCTTCGTCGTCGCCCCGCTGTGGCTCGACTGGATCCCGGCCCACGCGCTCACCGCCCTGCTGGCCACCGTCTTCGTGTCCGGCGCCGCCGAACGGCTGTGGACGCTGGCCAAGGAGAGCGCGGCGCCCGCCCTGCTGCCCGAGCCGCCGCCGGAGGGCGCCACCGTACGGCCGCTCCCGGACCACATGGACGCCCTGCGGCGACTCACCCTGCGTACGGCCTTCGCGGCGCTGCCCGCGGCGGCGGCCGCGCTGCTCGCCGCGACCCTGGTCGGCAAGGCGCTCGGTCTCGGCGTGGACTGGTTCGCCGCGAACCAGGCCGCCCTCGGCTCGTACGTCGCCGCCGGCCTCTTCGCCGCGTCGGTGTCCCTGCTGCTGCCGCTGGTGCTGCCGACCGCGGCGACCCCGCGGCCCCGCTCCCCGCTGGAGGGGCTGCGCGCCCCCAAGGCGGGCGACCGGCCCGACAAGGGCCGCACCGGCGCCGTCCCCCTGCTGGTCCTGAGCTGCGCGGCGGTCGCCGGAGCGGTGTCCTGCGCCGTCGCCGTGGCCGTCCTGCACGCCTTCGACCTGGGCGGCGGCCCGGCCGCCTTCGCACTGTTCGTCCTCGCGCTGGTCGGCGGCACCGCCGCCGGCATCCGCGCCACCCAGGCCGGCAAGGTGCTGCCCGGCCTGTCCCGCCGCCGACTGCTGGCCCTCGCCATAGCGGTGACCGGCCTCGCGCTGCTGCTGAGCGGCCTGGTCCCGGACATGGCGACGGTGCTGTTCCTGTCGCTGCTCGCGGGCCTCACCGCGGGCGTCGCCGCCAACACCGGCCACACGCTGCTGGACCAGGAGACCGAGGAGTTCCGCCGGGCCCGGGTCACCGAGCACCTCCAGGCCGTCGTACGGGTGGCCGCGGCCGTCGGCGCCGTCGCCGCGCCGGTCCTCGCCGCCCTGATCGGCCCGCACCACCTGACCGGCGCCGAGATCGTCCTCTCACACGGCGGTGCCGCCTTCACCCTGATGCTCGTCGGCGCGCTGCTCCTGCCGGTCGCCGTGATCGTCCTGACCAAGGCCGACGACCGGGGCGGCGTGCCGCTGCGCCGAGACCTGCGCGACGCGCTGCGCGGCGGGGAGCCCGTACAGGCCCCGGCCGCCACCGGATTCTTCATCGCCCTGGAAGGCGGCGACGGGGCCGGCAAGTCCACCCAGGTCAAGGCGCTCGCCGACTGGATACGGAGCAAGGGGCACGAGGTCGTCGTGACCCGCGAGCCGGGAGCCACCCCGGTCGGCAAGCGGCTCCGCTCGATCCTGCTCGACGTGTCCTCGGCCGGACTGTCGAACCGCGCCGAGGCCCTGATGTACGCGGCCGACCGGGCGGAACACGTGGACACGGTGGTGCGCCCGGCACTGGAGCGCGGCGCGGTCGTCATCTCCGACCGCTACATCGACTCCTCGGTGGCCTACCAGGGCGCTGGCCGGGACCTCTCCCCGACGGAGATCGCCCGGATCTCGCGCTGGGCCACCGACGGGCTCGTACCGCACCTGACCGTGCTGCTCGACGTGTCGCCGGAAGCGGCGCGGGAGCGGTTCACGGAGGCACCGGACCGGCTGGAGTCGGAGCCGGCGGAGTTCCACCAACGGGTACGGGCGGGATTCCTGACCCTCGCCGCGGCCGACCCCGGCCGCTACCTGGTGGTCGACGCCGGGCAGGACCCGGACTCGGTGACCACCGTCGTACGGCACCGCCTGGACCGGATGCTCCCGCTCTCCGAGGCGGAGGTGGCCGCGCAGGCGGAGGCCCGGCGCCTCGCCGAGGAGGAGGCGCGGCGCAAGGCCGAGGAAGAGGCGGCGCGCAAGGCCGAGGAGGCGCGGCTGCGCGCCGAGGAGGAAGCGCGCCTGGCCCGCGAGGCCGAGGAGGCGCGGATCAGGGCCGAGGCCGAGGCCGCCCGCAAGGCGGAGGAGGAACGGCTCCGCCTGGAGGAGGAGGCCCGGCTGCGTGCCGAGGCCGAGGAACGGCGGCTGGAGAAGCAGCGGCGGGCGGAGGAGGCCCTGCTGAAGGCCGAGGAGGCGCGCCGGCTGGTCGAGGCCTCGGCGGCGGAGGCGGCCGCGAAGGCGGCGGCTGCCGCTGCGGCGGCCGAGGCCCAGGCGGCTGCGGCCGCCGAGGCTGCTGCGGCTCAGGCTTCCGGGCCGGCGGCTTCCGGGCCTGCGGCGGGTTCCGGCGCGGCGGGTTCCGGCGCGGCGGCCGCGCCCAGGATCGACATGACGAAGGGGCCGCACCCGGACGACGCGGTGACGATCGAGACCCCCGCCGTCAAGCGGGTCGTCAGGCCGGACGACGTCACGCAGACCGTGCCGGTGCCGAAGGTCGACCCGTCGGCCGCGGCGCCCGACGCCGCGGAGACGGCCGTGCTCCCGCCGGTCCGCCTGGACGGTCAGGGGGGAACCGGCTCCGGCAGTGGCTCGGCCGGCGCCTCCGGCAGTGGCGCACGTGCCCACTCCGCGACGCGGCCGACGGCCCGGCGTCCCGAGGAGGACCCGGCTGACCGGGTTCCGTCGGGCATCTTCCGGGATTCCGGCAACGAGCGGACCCGGGAGCTGCCCGTCGTCGACGACGACGGGCAGCCGCGCCGCCCCCGCCCCGACTGGGCGGAGGAGACCCCGCTCGACGACCTGCCGACGCTGGCGGACGAACTGCTCGGCCGCCGCAGGGACGACGACGAGGGCGACGAGCGCGACGGGGGCGGTTTCGGCGACGAGGGCCGCGGCGAAGGCGGACGCGGGCCGCGCCGCCGCCGCTGA
- a CDS encoding helix-turn-helix domain-containing protein has protein sequence MTQHGFDDEDEDNVPEWVDQVMATVAKEVRRRRKELGMSAQNLADACEEIGHPIPRNVIANMESGRRASLPLVDVMVLAEALHTNPICLIYPVGYVEQVQKLPLRHSEQTWDAMRWFTGAEPGEPLALDLMLRLFHQHESEQRALHAAESSEQDEAWKAKSAGDAAQREEALSAQAFYAERAALAKERLRRLRASIREEGGTPPMLLPSRFASPFDNNNHLEEDF, from the coding sequence ATGACACAACACGGATTCGATGATGAAGACGAGGACAACGTCCCCGAGTGGGTGGACCAGGTCATGGCGACCGTGGCCAAGGAGGTGAGACGACGCAGGAAGGAATTGGGGATGAGCGCACAGAACCTGGCTGATGCCTGCGAGGAGATCGGCCATCCGATCCCACGCAACGTGATCGCCAACATGGAGTCCGGTCGCCGAGCGAGCCTCCCCCTGGTCGACGTCATGGTGCTGGCCGAGGCGCTCCACACGAACCCGATCTGCCTGATCTACCCCGTCGGCTACGTCGAGCAGGTCCAGAAGCTCCCCCTGCGGCACAGCGAGCAGACCTGGGACGCCATGCGGTGGTTCACCGGAGCTGAACCCGGTGAACCGCTCGCCCTGGACCTCATGCTGCGCCTGTTCCACCAACACGAGAGCGAGCAGCGGGCCTTGCACGCGGCCGAGTCCAGCGAGCAGGACGAAGCCTGGAAGGCCAAGTCGGCCGGCGACGCTGCTCAACGCGAAGAGGCCCTCAGCGCCCAAGCCTTCTACGCCGAGAGGGCCGCGCTCGCCAAGGAGCGGCTGCGCCGCCTCCGCGCCTCCATCCGCGAGGAGGGCGGCACGCCCCCAATGCTGCTGCCATCCCGGTTCGCGAGCCCGTTCGACAACAACAACCACCTGGAGGAAGACTTTTGA
- a CDS encoding DUF3631 domain-containing protein — MEHHESQPYSAPEKPAWPLVPVPGKPGEFIGQASAADGVEGTLADEPAEEPEAEPEPDPEPTHGSELLDELRAQISKFVILPSEQALDSVTLWVAATHLQPAWQHAPRLAVVGPAKRCGKSRLLDVLTETVHEPMLTINTTPAAVFRSITEEPPTLLVDEADTIFGTPKQAEKNEEMRGLLNAGHQRNRYVTRVVGNDHTPHRFATFAMAAIAGIGDLPDTIMDRSVVIRMRRRAEGESVRPFRSRRDIPALHGLRDRIAAWAGPLLDEAADLEPAMPVEDRAADTWEPLVTVADLAAGTWPRRARTACEQMVAAETAAEEDHPSGARILADIRRVFVAQREVDSLSTEELIHHLRQDPESPWAEWGRNGLSPRDLSSMLRQFGIKPGNVRMADGTQRKGYMRNKFLDPWRRYCPTVHPVDAAPTLPQG, encoded by the coding sequence GTGGAACACCACGAATCCCAGCCCTATTCCGCCCCCGAGAAGCCCGCATGGCCGCTGGTCCCCGTCCCTGGCAAGCCTGGCGAGTTCATCGGTCAGGCTTCTGCCGCCGACGGCGTCGAGGGCACCTTGGCAGACGAGCCTGCCGAGGAGCCGGAGGCGGAGCCAGAGCCGGACCCCGAGCCGACGCACGGATCGGAGCTGCTGGATGAACTGCGTGCGCAGATATCGAAGTTCGTCATCCTCCCCTCCGAGCAGGCGCTCGACTCGGTCACCTTGTGGGTGGCGGCGACGCACCTCCAGCCGGCGTGGCAGCACGCCCCGCGCCTGGCGGTGGTAGGACCGGCGAAGCGGTGCGGCAAGTCCCGGCTGCTGGACGTTCTCACCGAGACGGTCCACGAGCCGATGCTCACCATCAACACCACGCCGGCGGCAGTCTTCCGCTCCATCACCGAGGAGCCGCCCACGCTCCTCGTGGACGAGGCGGACACGATCTTCGGCACGCCGAAGCAGGCGGAGAAGAACGAGGAGATGCGCGGCCTGCTGAACGCCGGCCACCAGCGCAACCGCTACGTGACCCGTGTGGTCGGCAACGACCACACGCCCCACCGGTTCGCCACCTTCGCCATGGCGGCCATCGCCGGGATCGGCGACCTGCCTGACACGATCATGGACCGGTCGGTGGTCATCCGCATGCGCCGACGAGCGGAAGGCGAGAGCGTCCGGCCCTTCCGGTCGCGGCGGGACATCCCTGCCCTGCACGGCCTGCGCGACCGTATCGCCGCCTGGGCGGGGCCCCTGCTGGACGAGGCCGCCGACCTGGAACCGGCGATGCCGGTGGAGGACCGGGCCGCCGACACCTGGGAACCCCTCGTCACCGTCGCCGACCTCGCCGCCGGCACCTGGCCGCGCCGTGCCCGCACCGCGTGCGAGCAGATGGTCGCCGCCGAGACGGCGGCCGAGGAGGACCACCCCAGCGGGGCCCGCATCCTGGCCGACATCCGGCGCGTCTTCGTCGCCCAGCGCGAGGTCGACAGCCTCTCCACGGAGGAGCTGATCCACCATCTGCGCCAGGATCCGGAGAGCCCGTGGGCCGAGTGGGGTCGGAACGGGCTGAGCCCGCGTGACCTCAGCTCGATGCTCAGGCAGTTCGGCATCAAGCCCGGCAACGTCCGCATGGCCGACGGAACCCAGCGCAAGGGCTACATGCGCAACAAGTTCCTCGACCCCTGGCGCCGCTACTGCCCGACCGTCCACCCGGTCGACGCCGCGCCCACCCTCCCGCAGGGCTGA
- a CDS encoding tyrosine-type recombinase/integrase, producing the protein MKGSTYRRCSCRDPKTSKELGTSCPKRNSRNHCTYSIRQELPPREDGSRRSFARGGYGSLKAAQADLDHVRALLGLAEADDPEGIQLVAAMLAEVSGEKLPLPDVEETRRRLRAGQDLIGSLTVAEWLDRWLAGKRIRKSGISRYETDVRVHLKPHIGHRRLDRLRVSHLSDMFTAITDANAEILEQNAQRRAAVEELATVPWKGLANRARRKAMKAAIDAMPPFRRVTGPATRQHIKATLRAALNDAIGQQIITFNPAAHVEIDPVRKPKALVWTDERVAKWEQSGEKPSPVMVWTPEQTGGFLDFVAEDRLYAMWHLIAFRGLRRGEACGQPWSETNLDRHSLTVTGQLVQDGWEVEASEPKTDSGFRVVALDDDTAHVLKRHRERQEADRAEWGSAWVNTGLVFTQEDGSWLHPGKVTDLFERLVAASGLPPIRLHDLRHGAATLMLAADIDIKIVSDTLGHSDTRITRDIYQSVLPHVGKSAAEATAKLVPLQRKADQEEQARKAANKAKKAEKAKGKGKKKGKAKKAARKG; encoded by the coding sequence TTGAAGGGTTCCACCTACCGCCGCTGTTCCTGCCGCGACCCCAAGACCAGCAAGGAACTCGGCACTTCCTGCCCCAAGCGCAACAGCAGGAATCACTGTACGTACTCCATACGCCAGGAGCTGCCACCCCGCGAGGACGGCAGCCGACGGTCCTTCGCGCGTGGCGGGTACGGCAGCCTCAAGGCCGCCCAGGCCGATCTCGACCACGTGCGGGCCCTCCTGGGGCTCGCTGAGGCCGACGACCCCGAGGGCATACAGCTGGTCGCCGCGATGCTGGCCGAGGTCAGCGGTGAGAAGCTGCCCCTGCCGGACGTGGAGGAGACCCGGCGCCGGCTCAGGGCCGGCCAGGATCTCATCGGCAGCCTGACCGTGGCCGAGTGGCTGGACCGGTGGCTCGCCGGCAAGCGCATCCGGAAGTCGGGCATCAGCCGGTACGAGACCGACGTCCGCGTGCACCTCAAGCCCCACATCGGCCACCGGCGTCTCGACCGGCTGCGCGTCAGTCACCTCAGCGACATGTTCACCGCCATCACCGACGCCAACGCCGAGATCCTGGAGCAGAACGCCCAGCGGCGAGCGGCGGTCGAGGAGTTGGCGACCGTCCCGTGGAAGGGCCTGGCGAACCGCGCCCGCCGCAAGGCGATGAAGGCCGCGATCGACGCGATGCCGCCCTTCCGCCGCGTCACCGGCCCCGCCACGCGCCAGCACATCAAGGCCACGCTCCGCGCGGCCCTGAACGACGCGATCGGGCAGCAGATCATCACCTTCAACCCGGCGGCCCACGTCGAGATCGACCCGGTACGCAAGCCGAAGGCGCTCGTGTGGACAGACGAGAGGGTCGCCAAGTGGGAGCAGAGCGGCGAGAAGCCGTCCCCTGTGATGGTCTGGACGCCGGAACAGACCGGCGGCTTCCTCGACTTCGTCGCCGAGGACCGGCTCTACGCGATGTGGCACCTGATCGCCTTCCGCGGCCTGCGGCGAGGCGAGGCGTGCGGGCAGCCGTGGTCGGAGACCAACCTCGACCGGCATTCCCTCACCGTGACCGGCCAGCTCGTTCAGGACGGCTGGGAGGTCGAGGCGTCCGAGCCCAAGACGGACAGCGGCTTCCGTGTCGTGGCCCTGGACGACGACACCGCCCACGTCCTGAAGCGGCACCGCGAGCGGCAGGAGGCCGACCGTGCGGAGTGGGGGTCGGCCTGGGTGAACACCGGGCTCGTCTTCACCCAGGAGGACGGCTCCTGGCTCCACCCGGGCAAGGTCACCGACCTCTTTGAGCGGCTCGTCGCCGCCTCCGGCCTGCCGCCGATCCGGCTGCACGACCTCCGGCACGGCGCGGCCACGCTCATGCTGGCCGCTGACATCGACATCAAAATCGTGTCGGACACACTCGGGCACAGCGACACCCGGATCACGCGCGACATCTACCAGAGCGTGCTCCCCCACGTCGGCAAGAGCGCCGCCGAGGCCACCGCCAAGCTGGTCCCCCTCCAACGCAAGGCCGACCAGGAGGAGCAGGCCCGCAAGGCCGCCAACAAGGCGAAGAAGGCCGAGAAGGCGAAGGGCAAGGGGAAGAAGAAGGGCAAGGCCAAGAAGGCCGCACGCAAGGGCTGA
- a CDS encoding MobC family plasmid mobilization relaxosome protein: protein MAETARRQGAPDREVGAEGGPDPDELHAVQQQILRPTPATVPSAGERAVQSVQPAIRRFTGTKRTVRVGPLRFTGDEHADLQEAAAEHGYKGESGFAADIVIAFIAGRFTANLPLSEDRRRTHMFRAQVLRELNRIGVNVNQVARALNSDLTPPDIRHRLDELHRLLELIAEALREQADARKDLAA from the coding sequence GTGGCGGAGACGGCCCGACGCCAGGGGGCGCCGGACCGGGAGGTCGGGGCCGAGGGCGGCCCCGACCCGGACGAGCTCCACGCAGTCCAGCAGCAGATCCTCCGCCCTACACCCGCCACCGTGCCGTCGGCCGGCGAGCGTGCAGTGCAGAGCGTGCAGCCGGCGATCCGCCGTTTCACCGGCACCAAGCGGACCGTTCGCGTTGGACCGCTGCGGTTCACCGGCGACGAGCACGCCGACCTCCAGGAGGCCGCTGCCGAGCACGGCTACAAGGGGGAATCCGGCTTCGCCGCTGACATCGTCATCGCCTTCATCGCCGGTCGGTTCACGGCGAACCTGCCGCTGTCCGAGGACCGGCGCCGCACCCACATGTTCCGCGCGCAGGTACTGCGCGAGCTCAACCGCATCGGCGTCAACGTCAACCAGGTCGCCCGCGCGCTGAACAGCGACCTCACCCCGCCCGACATCCGCCACCGTCTCGACGAGCTCCACCGCCTGCTGGAGCTGATCGCTGAGGCCCTGCGCGAACAGGCAGACGCCAGGAAGGACCTGGCCGCGTGA
- a CDS encoding DNA polymerase III subunit delta', producing the protein MSVWDDLVGQERIQAQLVAAARDADALVTAATDGTAPPAASKMTHAWLFTGPPGSGRVTAARAFAAALQCTSPDRALGGEPGCGFCDGCHTTMVGTHADVSAIAAVGSQILVDDMRDTVRKSYTSPATGRWQIILVEDAERLNEKSANAVLKAVEEPAPRTVWLLCSPSLEDVLPTIRSRCRHLSLSTPSVAAVADMLVRRDGVEPSVALAAARATQGHVDRARRLATDEAARERRATVLKLPLRVDDVGACLKAAQDLVDAAAEDAKQVAEEVDTKETEELRAALGAAAGTGGRMPRGTAGVMKELEDKQKRRRTRTQRDSLDLALTDLTGFYRDVLALQLGSALAIANEDIRQDLERIARASGPERTLRRIEAVIACRDALDRNVAPLLAVEAMTMSLRAG; encoded by the coding sequence ATGTCCGTGTGGGACGACCTGGTGGGCCAGGAGCGGATCCAGGCGCAGCTGGTCGCCGCCGCCCGTGATGCCGATGCGCTGGTCACGGCCGCCACGGACGGGACCGCGCCGCCCGCCGCGTCGAAGATGACCCACGCCTGGCTTTTCACGGGACCGCCGGGATCCGGGCGGGTCACCGCCGCCCGGGCCTTCGCGGCGGCCCTGCAGTGCACCAGCCCGGACCGCGCCCTCGGCGGCGAGCCGGGCTGTGGGTTCTGCGACGGCTGCCACACCACGATGGTCGGCACGCACGCGGACGTCTCCGCCATCGCCGCGGTCGGCAGCCAGATCCTCGTCGACGACATGCGGGACACCGTCCGCAAGTCCTACACCTCGCCCGCCACGGGCCGCTGGCAGATCATCCTGGTCGAGGACGCCGAGCGGCTGAACGAGAAGTCCGCCAACGCCGTCCTCAAGGCGGTGGAGGAGCCGGCGCCGCGCACGGTGTGGCTGCTGTGCTCGCCCTCCCTGGAGGACGTGCTGCCCACCATCCGCTCCCGCTGCCGGCACCTCAGCCTGAGCACCCCCTCCGTGGCCGCCGTCGCCGACATGCTGGTGCGGCGCGACGGCGTCGAGCCGTCGGTCGCCCTGGCCGCCGCCCGGGCCACCCAGGGGCATGTCGACCGCGCCCGCCGGCTGGCCACGGACGAGGCGGCCCGCGAGCGCAGGGCGACCGTCCTGAAGCTCCCGCTCCGGGTGGACGACGTCGGAGCCTGCCTCAAGGCCGCCCAGGATCTGGTGGACGCCGCCGCCGAGGACGCCAAGCAGGTGGCCGAGGAGGTCGACACCAAGGAGACCGAGGAACTGCGGGCAGCCCTGGGCGCCGCCGCCGGGACCGGCGGGCGGATGCCGCGCGGCACGGCGGGCGTGATGAAGGAGCTGGAGGACAAGCAGAAGCGGCGCCGGACCCGCACCCAGCGCGACAGCCTCGACCTCGCCCTCACCGACCTGACCGGCTTCTACCGCGACGTCCTGGCCCTCCAGCTCGGCTCCGCCCTCGCCATCGCCAACGAGGACATACGCCAGGACCTGGAGCGCATCGCCAGAGCCTCCGGCCCGGAGCGGACCCTGCGCCGGATCGAGGCGGTCATCGCCTGCCGGGACGCCCTCGACCGCAATGTCGCCCCGCTCCTCGCGGTGGAGGCGATGACGATGTCGCTGCGCGCGGGCTGA
- a CDS encoding alpha/beta hydrolase, whose protein sequence is MDTSRVLRTTGTAIAAAGLLLSGCTTGGPETLRAAASARAEPGGTASVQPSPDAAAMRPYYEQKLTWRDCGVPGFQCSTMKAPLDYANPGSGQDVDIAVSRRAATGPGKRLGSLVVNPGGPGGSGIGYLQAYAGIGYPAPVRARYDMVSFDPRGVQRSSPVECLTGPEMDKYTQVDQTPDDAAERAKLVTAFKEFAAGCQARSTRVLPHVSTVDAARDMDLLRSVLGDKKLNYVGASYGTLLGATYANLFPDRVGRLVLDGAMDPTRASLDLNRDQTAGFETAFTAFAEDCAQQPDCPLGKGSPEQVAARLKDFFRKLDAQPVPSGDDKRPLGEALATTGVIAALYDENAWPQLREALTSAMNGDGAGLLGLADSYYERGPDGKYANLMFANAAVNCLDQPAAFTGPDAVDAALPSFEKASPVFGAGLAWAALNCAYWPVKPTGQAGPLTAKGAAPIVVVGTTRDPATPYKWAQALAGQLDSGTLLTYDGDGHTAYGRGSDCIDTAINRYLLEGKPPTDGKKC, encoded by the coding sequence ATGGACACCAGTCGTGTGCTGCGTACCACCGGGACCGCGATCGCGGCGGCCGGGCTGCTGCTCTCCGGATGTACCACCGGCGGGCCGGAGACGCTCCGGGCCGCCGCGTCCGCACGGGCGGAGCCCGGCGGCACGGCGTCGGTGCAGCCGTCCCCCGACGCCGCCGCGATGCGCCCGTACTACGAGCAGAAGCTGACCTGGCGTGACTGCGGTGTCCCCGGCTTCCAGTGCTCCACGATGAAGGCCCCGCTGGACTACGCGAACCCCGGCTCCGGCCAGGACGTGGACATCGCGGTGTCCCGCCGCGCCGCGACCGGCCCCGGCAAGCGGCTCGGCTCGCTCGTGGTCAACCCCGGCGGCCCCGGCGGCTCCGGCATCGGCTACCTCCAGGCGTACGCGGGCATCGGCTACCCCGCCCCCGTCCGGGCCCGGTACGACATGGTCTCCTTCGACCCGCGCGGCGTACAGCGCAGCAGCCCCGTCGAGTGCCTGACCGGCCCGGAGATGGACAAGTACACCCAGGTGGACCAGACCCCGGACGACGCGGCCGAGCGGGCGAAGCTGGTGACCGCCTTCAAGGAGTTCGCCGCCGGCTGCCAGGCCCGCTCCACACGGGTCCTGCCGCACGTCTCCACCGTCGACGCCGCCCGCGACATGGACCTGCTGCGCTCCGTCCTCGGCGACAAGAAGCTCAACTACGTCGGGGCCTCCTACGGCACCCTCCTGGGGGCGACGTACGCGAACCTCTTCCCGGACCGCGTCGGCCGGCTGGTCCTGGACGGCGCGATGGACCCCACCCGCGCCTCGCTCGACCTCAACCGCGACCAGACCGCGGGCTTCGAGACGGCCTTCACCGCCTTCGCCGAGGACTGCGCCCAGCAGCCCGACTGCCCGCTGGGCAAGGGCAGCCCGGAGCAGGTGGCCGCCCGCCTGAAGGACTTCTTCCGCAAGCTCGACGCCCAGCCCGTGCCCAGCGGCGACGACAAGCGCCCCCTCGGGGAGGCCCTCGCGACGACCGGGGTGATCGCGGCGCTCTACGACGAGAACGCCTGGCCCCAGCTGCGCGAGGCTCTGACCTCGGCGATGAACGGCGACGGCGCGGGCCTGCTGGGTCTGGCCGACAGCTACTACGAGCGCGGGCCGGACGGAAAGTACGCCAACCTGATGTTCGCGAACGCCGCCGTCAACTGCCTCGACCAGCCCGCGGCCTTCACCGGCCCCGACGCCGTCGACGCGGCCCTGCCCTCCTTCGAGAAGGCCTCCCCGGTCTTCGGCGCGGGTCTGGCCTGGGCCGCGCTGAACTGCGCGTACTGGCCGGTGAAGCCCACGGGCCAGGCGGGACCGCTCACCGCGAAGGGCGCCGCGCCGATCGTGGTGGTGGGCACCACCCGCGACCCGGCGACCCCGTACAAGTGGGCGCAGGCGCTGGCCGGCCAGCTCGACTCGGGCACCCTCCTCACCTACGACGGCGACGGCCACACGGCGTACGGGCGCGGCAGCGACTGCATCGACACGGCGATCAACCGCTACCTGCTGGAGGGCAAGCCCCCGACGGACGGCAAGAAGTGCTGA